A single window of Archangium gephyra DNA harbors:
- a CDS encoding c-type cytochrome: MKTKGMGLMLAVVVSGSAIGAETPKATPELLSKGKSAFTSYCQSCHGEKGEGNGPAGMYLVPKPRNFGTEAFKKGDKPEEVFKTISTGIPGSAMVPFTHLPEQERWALTHYVLELQKQGKAADAKGKKKGAAKK; encoded by the coding sequence ATGAAGACGAAGGGGATGGGACTGATGTTGGCGGTCGTGGTGTCGGGCTCGGCCATCGGGGCCGAGACGCCCAAGGCCACACCGGAACTGCTCTCGAAGGGCAAGAGCGCGTTCACCTCCTATTGCCAGTCCTGTCACGGAGAGAAGGGCGAGGGGAACGGTCCGGCGGGCATGTATCTGGTGCCGAAGCCGCGCAACTTCGGGACCGAGGCCTTCAAGAAGGGCGACAAGCCGGAGGAGGTCTTCAAGACGATCTCCACCGGTATTCCGGGGAGCGCCATGGTCCCCTTCACGCACCTCCCCGAGCAGGAGCGCTGGGCGCTCACCCACTACGTCCTCGAGCTCCAGAAGCAGGGCAAGGCGGCGGACGCGAAGGGCAAGAAGAAGGGCGCGGCGAAGAAGTAG